DNA sequence from the Rhizoctonia solani chromosome 14, complete sequence genome:
TCCCCGTTGTATGTGTCACACACCTTCGAAATCTAGTGATACAAGCAGGTACTTTTCTGTTGGAGTACAAGATAGCCATACCCCCTCGGTTGTGCGCATAGCGGATCCAGCAAATGATGTATCGGCAAAGTGATTGAGACAATAGCTCTTGCCTAGGTTCGTTAATAGGTGAGTTCCGCCATACCAGATTTCCAACAACCATATGGATCTTACTAACCTACGCTTTGTTCACCTGTATATCGGGCGCAATTTAGTCAAGATTTGTGATGAAAAGCAATTAAACGCACCCATGGAACTGACTACTCGAACAGGCTGTTTCGATAAAGCAATCGTGAGGATTTGTGCACAGCGTGGAAAATGAAACCTGTACCTTTTTTGCCATATACGACTGAAATAGCGACTCGTACCATCCAAGACTCAGCGCATCAACAATTGCGGGAACGTCTGCCCCCAACAAAGAGCGCTCGTAATCCGGGTCCCAAACGCCGTCTTTGAGCGGGATAAACCTGTTCTCCCTCGTTACCGCCAAACTAAAAGTAGATTAATCATTGGTAAGCATGGTCAGTCCTATATCCCATACATAGCGGACATCCTACTTACTGGAGTGGAATCAAGCACAATAGTTCAACAACAAAGCTTCCTAGTTTGAACTCTGAGATTTTGCCTTCCGTATATCCACTGGTTTCGCCCAAATGTGTCCCTCTCACTTCAATCGCAGTAAGACCTCCGCCCATGGGTTTTTGTGTTGTCGTCTCAAATGTTGAGATCATCCTCGCAAAGTATTCCTCTACTTCGTCCAAATTTGTGTGCGAGATGAAGTTTAACTGTCGTGGTTGCCGATTGATTGCGTCAAGGGCGTTTCGTGCGACGGCCGGGACTACGGGAAACCGGGTCCATACTTCGAGATGACAGTCGATCAAACTATTGTTTATGGTCTCTGTGGATGTTCTCCTTGACTGTTCACGGTCAGAACGGAACGAAAATTCGGTGGCCTTTTGGGTAATCTGCAAAACAATCGAGTTTATTGTCCTGGTGTCTCTGTTGAAAGATACAACGTGAATTCGGCCGCGACCTTCAAATCTTGTAACCGCCCGGTAACCGTCGCAGGGCAGGAGAGTAGCTGATATCTTACCCTTCTTGTTGGTACCAAAAGAGGCCCAGTGGAAGGCAAGAAGTTGATGTGCGGTGGACGACCCCTCTTGGGCAACGGCGACTAGTAGACATGAACCATCCGGAGCAGAAAAGGCGTCGACGATTGGGTGGTCGATCTGTAACGATGCATTGCTGATACGTATGTATTTAATTTGCGGAAGTGACAATCGCAGAATGATAAAAAAATGAGATTCTTGTTGGTCATGACTGATAAACGGACTTTACCGGAATTGTTGAGTGACAAGCGAGAAGATGCGTACGCGCCCCGACTCTTCGATCAAGCAAACCTCCTCGGCCCCGGATACAAAGCATACTTTGTTGATATCCACTGGCTGATTATACCAATTCCTCAAGGGAATAGGCGAGCCACGGCTTCTAAGATTCGTGAATAGCTCATCAAAGATATAGATAGATAGCTTCAAATCATCCTGATCATGGAAAATTGTCAATATCCTTTTTAGTTTCCCAGGCCTCCATACTCACCTTTTGTCCGTGGACGATTGCGAGCAGACGAGTGGTTTGATCTAGTGCAAATTTGCATTTCGATCCTCCCAAGGAGTTATGATGCAGGGTCACCTTGCCATGCGTTGTTTTGATCGAATGTTCAAGCGTAATATTATCCTCGATAAAGATGCGTTTTCGATCAGACTCGGAAACGATGACTAAGCACTTGTCCCGTATGAGTTGTATGAATCTAGTAAAGCGAAATTTAGCTAACGCCTTGATGAACGTGAGGGATAACACTACTTACTCGACTAATCGGCCTTTTTGCAGGGTAAATTCAAACCGGTGCCGAATGTCCAGTTTTGGCTGGGGCACATGCGATTTGTCGGCTCGGCAGAGATGACTATCATCTTCAGTAATTTCAAGCGGACATATACTGTAACGGTGCTGGGCCGGCCGAACAGAGGTCACTGTATGGCTCCAACGATATTGAGCTACATTGACACGCCAATCCGTGTCAGTACATAGATACTCATTTCGAACGCAGAGTGAACATATTACCCCCAGTATTATAGTAGCCATACCCATGGCGCTCAGTTGACCTCACCCAATGAACGGTGCGTATCGTTCTAGTTATAACTAAGTCGCTGTACCAGCACTAGACTCGAAGTACTTACGGTGAATCGGAAATCGTTGCTTCCTTCAGCTCATCCACCAACCTCTTGAACgacttttctttttcttccttgtaAATTGCGTCGCGGGAACTACTTGCCGATGCGCTTCGACGATGTTGCTCCCCAGAGACAATTTTGTCAAGTTGATCGTTGACTACTTTTTTCTCGACCGTCTCCAGATTCTGGCCCAAGCGTGCCTGAATTCTTCGCAAGAGCTCTGCCAGTGCCGGACGCAAGTCCCTTGTCGTATGGATATGCGCAACAAAATCAGGATCTGGAACTCGTCTAGAAGCGTCAGTCCGTGCGCTTGAGCTGAGCTTTGGTCCTGTGTCTTGATGGCTGCTTCCTCGACTGATGGCCTTTAACACTGTGCGACCAAAAGCTTGAATTTCACCAATAATATTCCCAGCGGACTGGTTATTTGGGACTGAGGACTTGTAGTCAGCACGAACGATCGCTCCACTAAGGACGTCGTCAACAAATTCGCGTTGATCATGCTTCGAGAGGCCAGGGTTGCTATCGAAATACTCTTCAACAAACAGCCACTGCGACTTGAGGAGCTGGTATTCTTGATCATGGACTTGATCCAATTTGTATTTCTTCTTAATTTCATCCTCCAGTTTTCCAAGGCCCGAGTACATGCTATGTAGCTCGGCTAGAATACAACTTAGATTGTCAACTCGTCAACCATGATATCGTCCATACCAGTGGCTTCTGGACCATGCCCAATATCGTATCCAAATTCGAGAGCGCTATGAAAGGAAATTTAGGGAGGTAGGCGGCCCGAGAGTCCTGGAATCACTGACGGATAAATTCGATCATATATGACGCGAACAGCGTTTCGAATCTCGTCTTTGACTCTTGGCTTATCCCCTAAAATTTGATCCTCTATGAATTTGTTGTCAACCCGTTGCGAAGCCGTCCGATCTTCATTCAAATCCCGCAAACGCTGTTCATGGGCCTCGAAAATACCTCTGTGACTTTCTCGTAGACCATTCGAGGACAGTACTTCAATGTCATTGGGTTTCAAATCTCCAAGCTGAAGGGGATGTTCTTTTGAACTAAGGATCGTGGAAAATTAATGATTAGCATGAGTTATTGCGTTGAAGAAGTGACATACCTGATCATATGCCGAAGGTTCAAGGCATTAATATTCTCGTCACGATGATCCTCTTGAGTCTGAGCTCTCTCATACTTGACTGTAAGCAATGCCATCTTCTGCTCGCCAGGGACTAGCCGTACGCGTGATGTTTTCTCGTCTCTTGGGAGCAACTTTGACTCTACAAGGATCTAGTCAAGTCAGTATATGATCCTAGGTACTGTAGTAAATCACTATACTTTAAACCCATCGCTTCCAACCGCATCCTCTTCTTGCTCGAGAGACTTGGATACTTCAAAAGAAAACAATCGAGAATCGTCATCATTATCTCGCTGATCCTCTGGTAGATCCTTATTGTGAGCGTTGGCATCCCACACAAAAGCTTCAGCTTGGGAGGGCGAAACTAGGGCAATAATTTGGTCCGACAGTTTTGTAAGATAGCTGTGGTGACAGGCGTTTGGTTTTTTCACGCGTTTGTCATTATCGGAAATACCTACCGCATAAAGGTCACTCGGTTACGCCGTACAGATGAAGAAGCAGCTTGATCTTCCCAGGTAGTATCTTCTGGCCAATAGataatatatgcgcttttGGAAGAACCGATGAACTTGTGATTAGGATCCAAGACCAAATAAAGACCAGAACGAAGAGTAGAGGTGGAATCATCAGAGCCGCCAACCTTGGATAGGAGCAAAATGCTTGGAGAAAATTCAGATTAATAGTGCAAAAGCCAGACTTTTTACAACACATACGAATTTTCGTCAAGATATTGAACGCGACTCAAAAAATTGATAATTTCTGAGCGGTTTCCATACACTCCCGTTGGTTTGATTGAGAGCTGTATAACAGTCAGCTAAAAAGCAACAGTATCACATGGCAGGCAAGGATTACCCTGTCCAATGCCTTGAAATTGATTTTGGAGACCGAGTCGTAGGACCCGGGTTGAATGATGTTAAGGACACGATGAAGTGACCTCTGGTCGATCACAACTTTCTCGACTGTGTTTCTGATGAGTAAGCCCACTTCCATGTATCAAGTCGTGGCCTACCTATGCCTCCTGACCCGTGTTCATCAACAAGGTCAAGTAGCCGAAATAGGCTGTTGATATTTCCAAGCAGATCATCTGGGGCCGAATCTTGGCTCTGAACGTGCGTATTGGGAAGAGGTTGGCTCAGGTTGGATACGTCGTCAAAATTGGAGCGTGCGTCGGCCATCTCCGTATCCGAATCGCTACTGCCAGCAACGTTTGAGTCTTGCAGAGACGAGGGTGGCGAAGCAGGCTTGCTAGTAACAGAAGTATCCCGATCCGAAGAGACGGAATCCAGAGTATCTGATACTATTGTGTCAGTATTCGCCTTGTGCTTTGTCGTAGAGTTTCACTCACCTGTGGGACTCGGATTACTCGAACAAGTATCCGTTGGAGACGTCAATAACGTCTGTTGGCTAGTGGTCTGCACCGAGGATAATTGAGGTTGATTTCTGTTGAGTGGCCAGTCAGTACAATGCAGTCGTGACTGCGGGTATACCTCAATGACAAGATCCGACTTACAAGAAATTCTTTAAATTTGGGTCTCGTAGCTGACCATCATCAAACAAGTTTGGTGGATATGTGTCATGTGGGGTCTCATGGCTAGCCATGGTGATGATTCAAGCTGAGGGGTGTACCACGGCAGAGGCGAAGAGCACCTGCGGGCCTTGTTTTTGTGTGGTTCATGGAACTTCGACTCAGGTGGCTATTGCTCAGGTAAGCATAGGAATTTCCAAATAAGTCACTTCAGATTTTTTTATCTGCGCCTGCGTGTGAATGGCGTGTGCGTATTCCTAACGATTTGGAAGTCCATATAACGCACTATCCTCTTCTTTCGCTATAAGTAGTTATTGAAGGAATTGAACTGGATCCTTTCTATTGAGTTGGCGGAAGCCCTGTGGCTATTGATTGATTAGAAGCTTCTTTGAGGGTGGCCGTAGCCACCTGATTCACATAAAAACTCTCTACGGGTGCCCCAAAAGcccgggagcgctctggagtgctccggttttgggagccTCCTTGTTAGGATCCAACGGATCTGGATTGCTTGGcaagcacttgggagcactccacaaGCACTTCCAAGtgtcataccaaacgctctGGAATGCTCTCCAACAATAGCAAGtcctggagtgctcccaagatttttggggccccagaGAGTTAGGGAGTTGTATCAAGATCCCAGATGGGTACTGTGCTATGTCTTTCTGGACTTGGAATGGTAAACCAGAAGCGGCCAATAAGGTGTGTCAGGTTGCAAGTTCTTCTGAGAATCCAAGCTCCCTATGCTCTAGCATGAAGCCTTGTACATAAAATACTcaattttagtattttctTGATGGGATTTGTGATATCATACCAATTATTTGTTGAACCAATCAATGCAGCTTGGGGCTTCTGAAGCAACTAAGATATATCCAAGAAGGTACAAGCAAGCTGGAGCTAGAGCATTATTAACTATAAGTGAATCAGTGATAATGACATTGAGGGGTGTTTGAAATGTGTTACTGAACACTCACAGAATCAATTGCATTGGTATAAGAACAAGGATTTGCAACACTGGATTGACTAGGCCTCCTGGTGGCAGCATAAACATCTCCTGCTCACCTATTTCAGTAGACTAACATTAACATAgtttcaaggccttccctTGGTGCTTGTAGTATTGTGTCATTGACCAGTATGCCAGCTTGTGGACCTTGTAGGTCCCAACATAGGACTAACATAGGGCCACAGCTTGGGGGGAGGGTGATGGCCAGGAAAGGGGGTGGGGGATAATATAATGGTAGGGGGAATGGCAGTAAGGGGATAGGGGCTACTATGGTAGTATAGtgttgtatgccaactgtaaggttgggtacacgctggagagcaggcacttaaggctgtactacatAAATGCAAACTACTGaataaggctatactacttcctatactactgtatctatgATGCTTATGGCATCCTACTTGtatctactgttgacaaagggggcttagccctggaggtgtggtaagtgaaGAAAGGGGTAAGTGCTTATACTgctgggggccagctacttagctggctggtgctatcctcctcaatgggtatgagacaaggtaaaattgacttggggtctccaagcaattttcctgctgtatgtATAATCATAagggcactatctacatggtctgtgcacataAGAAGAGAAGTGTACAgatgaaataagaagtgtgctgcaggctgcacagaagcatggatttctcctaagcgcccttggcatggcatcttggcataataagcgccaagatcatgtgattaaaaaacaaaagatcttaagtccgtaaaaaatagtaaaaataatagaaaaatagTCCagttctaatggtataattctcaagggtgtaacattgcccccccccttaaaggctcttagcagagtcacaagcctttttcagttgtgacttgttgaagcatCTGATTTCCTCCTGGCTATGCTCTAATAGCTCCtcaggttcccatgagttatcctctggtccataacccttccatttgatcaggtaAAACCACTTCCTGTGCtgtcttttggagtcaatgatctgctccactttgtactcttcttccccttctattgttttggGAGGAGGGCAGTCTGGGAGTGGTTGACTGGGGGACTTGTGTAGCTTGGAAAggagtcctacatagaagacattgtgaaTCTTGAGGGATTCTGGTAGTTTTAGATGGTAAGCATGACTGGATATTTTCTCAATGATCTTGAAGGGTCCTATCTGTTTGGGGTCCAGTTTGTTTGAATTAGAGCATAGTTGGACATTTTTTGCATCTAACCAAACCTTTTCCCCCATGTTGTAGGAGGGGATGGACCCTTTTGTTCCTGCCATGCATTCCTTCAACATCCTTAAGGCTGAttccgcttctttccattcctgAGCCAATGTATCTGCTACATGGttggcttctgggacatttgcTGGAACATTGGAGGGATTCATCACTGGATTCCTGCCATAGACTaactcaaagggggttttcccagtGGATGCATGTTTAGCATTGTTGTATGTGTATTCTGCTAAGGGTAACCAAGTTGCCCAGTCCAAATGATCTGCTGCCACATATGACCTAAGGTAgaattcaatgaactggtttaccctttctgtttggccatcagATTCcaggtggtaggctgatgagaGGGATGGTCTGATTCCTAACTGCTGGTAAAGTGCTCTGAGGAATTTCCTGGTAAATGTTGTTCCCCAATCTGATACTGTTTTGACTGGTAgtccatggagtttccagacatgcATCTGCTAGTCCCTTGGCTGATACCTTCTTTGAAGTGGGAATGAAATGGCCAAACTTAGAGAAGGAATCTATTACTACCAGTATGGCATTGTGGCCTTGTGACTTTGGaaaccctgtgatgaagttgtaCAAGATGGTATGGAAAGGAAATGGGGGGACTTCCAGTGGCTTCAGGGCAATTACTGGTGCATGGGGTTGTCTATTGGATTGGCAGGTAGGGCaacattcaacccattctttggctgaggacttcattcctggccaccagtaattgCAACTTAAAAGCTCAAGCATCCTTTGTTGTCCCAGATGTCCTGCTAGGGgagagttgtggaattccttgAGTAGCTGTTCCTTCAAGGCTTCATTGTTGGGGACAACCATTTTTCCTTGGTACCAGAGAAGTCCTTCTTCCCAATTGTAATCCCAGTAAGCTCTTCTGATTGAAGGGGGCACATTGTTGgcatcttctgtgaggaacTGGACTATGGATTCTAGGGAAGGATCTTCCTTGAGTAAGGATTGGATTTTATCTGTGATTGTGAGTTCTTCTTCCaattgtcagagccaacaactaccaagaggtaaaacctaactagttattgcctaatataggacttatcaactagtaggacctaacaaagctcaaggcaatgccagggaagggtaggacaagacctatttaagtaaagtgcactatgctattaagatagcagggctaaaaccaaggcagggactattacactcaaggtgcacctgattgtatgccaagggtaggtagtgttggagggataagaggtcaagttctgaggcttaaggctctcagaacccttgttatatattcaacagagaaggggaagagtagttacatgtacaaacatcaaaacaaagataaggtcacatgaccagagataagaaaacaagatcacatgactacaggtcatgtgatgagattacataataagcgctcagcgcctaaataacataaagatgcatatatccataaatcttcatgaaaatagcgcatatattcactatttctttgacttagtggattctaaggtggtcacgcctctagggcatgacaccaATGTTCCcatattggcaaagacattTGGTGCTAGCATTACTTCTGGTTCTAGTGGGGAGTCAACATAGTCCAATCTTCTGGATAATGTGTCTGGCTTTCCTAACtgcttccctgggcaatagtggatttcaaaattaaagttgctcaggaagatccgccatCAAGCATGTCTCCTATTGAATGTCCaggcctgcatccagtatttgTTGTGACcaaactgtaaggttggtcacacactagtggcaggcgcttgtggctgtactactacactgcttatgtaatctaactatctaaggctaactactttctatactaagttgcttaaggcaacaactactaactactgtcagtgcaaaggggccagaggcctggaggtgtgatgagtgaggTAAAAGGGGTAAGTGGCTTCTGATGACTaagggctggctacttagctggctgggtaccttctctagtgagtaagagacaaggtaaaatcaacttggggtctccaagtgattttcctgctgtatatataatcaaaggggcgctatctacatggtctgtgcatgtgagaaaagaagtgtaCATGTGAAATAGGaattgtgctgcgggctgcgcagaagcatggatttctcctaagcgcccttggcacagcatcttggcgtggcatcttggcataataagcaccaagatcatgtgatcaaaaaacataaggaattgagtttgtaaaaaatagtaaaaataagagaaaaattgtgcaaatccagtggtatatgttaggaggttataacagtattccaggtttctatggTCCATGAAAACTTGGATTTGCCTATCTGTTGCTTCTAGGAATATCTGCCATTcttctaatgccttgataattgccagaagctccttgtcatgtgtgtcatagttAGCTTTGGCACCTGAGAAGGATTTAGACATGTAAGCAACCAGGTGTAAACAGCTGTCTTCCCCCTGCTGACTAagtatggctcccatagctacccctgatgcatcTGTCTCAAGGTAGTAGGGTAGGTTGGGATTGGAGTGGATTAGGACCAGTGACTTAGTGACAAGGGATTTCAGCTCCTGGAATGCCTCCTCTTCttggttaccccatgaccagggggtttcctttctggtgaggttgtggcaTGGGTGTGCAACCAAgctaaagttggggatgaattgcCTGAGATAGTTGACAAAACCCAGAAATGCCTGGATCTGCTTGACTGTCTTGGGTTGTGGCCATGAGGTGATGGCCTCAATCTTTTTCTGATCCATAGAAAAGCCAgctggggatatgacaatgcctaaGTAATCAACTgttgtgacatggaagtggcacttcaAGAGTTTACAGAAGAGCTGGTTTTTCATTAGTCTGGATAGCACTTCCCTAACATGGCTGGGGTGCTCTTCTGGTttctccaagaagatcaagatatcaTCCAGataaatcaccactgtgacATCAATGAGGTCCTGAAAAAggttgttcataaagtgctGGGATGCTGCAGGAGCATTAGTCAATCCAAATGGCATAAcaaggtattcaaataggccatatttggtgtGGAATGCCatcttccatttgttgccttccttgatctgGATGTTGTTGTACCCCCTGCATAGGTCAAGCTTAGTGAATATCTTAGTGTATCTTAACTTGGCCATGAGATTGTCTTGTCTTGGAAGGGGGTAAACATTCTTGTGGGTTACATCATTGAGCTTTTGGTAATCCATGACCAGCCTGAGAGAACCATCTgcattttttacaaacatgaccaggGCACCAGCTGAGGAAGTACTAGGgcagatcttgcctgttgccaattccttgTTGATATGCTATTTCAGCACCTTAGATTCTGCATCCATCATGCTGTAGATTGGACCAGGGGATAATTTGGCATCTGGAATAAGGTCAATTGCAATGTTGTACTCCCTGTGTGGGGGGAGGAATTTAAATTCCTCTTCaccaaataccttagcaaactcatgataCTGTGTGGGTAGGTCTGCCAAGGGGTccaggtctgcttcttctttggaggcaatctgcacttgttcagggaatgtgattagtccctgttgccagttgatgaggggagcttctgctgtgagccaagtcatgccaagtattgCTGGGGTGCTGCCAATTGGGCAGACTAGGAAGGGGATGGTATGTGGATGGCCATTGACCAAAactgcaagttgaacctggtgtcatatgcaaccagtctgggaaatggtaccatctaacattctcacaacttgtggattttcaagttgggattttgggattttgaatTTTTCAACAATGGAGGGAGATATGAAGTTAGACATGGTGCCAGAGTCAATAAGGGTTTTTAGGGGGTCCATTGGATAGTTGTGCATGACTAGATCAAGATATAACAAGGGTTTTTTATTCAAATCTAAAGCTAGGGAAACAAATTCAAACTCCAATTCtgatacatgcacatctatTGTTttgaccaagggcttgacagtagtccttggcctcaTTCTTTTTCTGACTCTGTAACTTCCCCAACCTTAGcaccctccttgattgtggctttccagctgttggggcactgtttgatccCATGGCCCTTCTGACTGCACTTTACACATAGACCAGCAGcatggcaatggtccctttcctccagggtgatgtaattggggtcctctgagaggTGCACCCAATGAGTGGtagtggtagtggaggtggttgtGGTGACCAGGGCCTTGGCTGCCTTCTTGGGgtggttctccttgttcttGCAGCatgtgttgtcaattttgatggcTGCTgcaaatatggccttgagctcctCAGGGATATTGTCTTTGGTAGACAGGAGCTCTttgacctcccaatggaggcccCTTGTGAATTGCGCAATATATGCTTCTTTGTTCCAGTTGAGCTCTGCAATAAGGTTGCAGAACTCTGTAATGTATTCTGCCATTGAGGCAGTCTGGACAAGCGCAGCTATCTTGCACACAGCAGCCtatttggcatctgggtctGCAAAGGCCTCCTTAAACCAGGCTGTCATCATAGGAATGGTGGTGGGGGTGTTTGTTTTGCCCTTAATGATTGTCCCAATTGTTGAAATCTAATGTAaatagatgtatatataaatgtattactaaactaaactaaattgtatacaaaagtaaagacagtaaaagagaagtaGAGAGGTGAGGATAGAGGGCTTGTGTGCAGGCttttatatatcccaagaaacctaCCAAGTC
Encoded proteins:
- a CDS encoding E3 ubiquitin-protein ligase TRIP12, with product MASHETPHDTYPPNLFDDGQLRDPNLKNFLNQPQLSSVQTTSQQTLLTSPTDTCSSNPSPTDTLDSVSSDRDTSVTSKPASPPSSLQDSNVAGSSDSDTEMADARSNFDDVSNLSQPLPNTHVQSQDSAPDDLLGNINSLFRLLDLVDEHGSGGIVEKVVIDQRSLHRVLNIIQPGSYDSVSKINFKALDRLSIKPTGVYGNRSEIINFLSRVQYLDENSILLLSKVGGSDDSTSTLRSGLYLVLDPNHKFIGSSKSAYIIYWPEDTTWEDQAASSSVRRNRVTFMRYLTKLSDQIIALVSPSQAEAFVWDANAHNKDLPEDQRDNDDDSRLFSFEVSKSLEQEEDAVGSDGFKILVESKLLPRDEKTSRVRLVPGEQKMALLTVKYERAQTQEDHRDENINALNLRHMISSKEHPLQLGDLKPNDIEVLSSNGLRESHRGIFEAHEQRLRDLNEDRTASQRVDNKFIEDQILGDKPRVKDEIRNAVRVIYDRIYPALEFGYDIGHGPEATAELHSMYSGLGKLEDEIKKKYKLDQVHDQEYQLLKSQWLFVEEYFDSNPGLSKHDQREFVDDVLSGAIVRADYKSSVPNNQSAGNIIGEIQAFGRTVLKAISRGSSHQDTGPKLSSSARTDASRRVPDPDFVAHIHTTRDLRPALAELLRRIQARLGQNLETVEKKVVNDQLDKIVSGEQHRRSASASSSRDAIYKEEKEKSFKRLVDELKEATISDSPHLCRADKSHVPQPKLDIRHRFEFTLQKGRLVEFIQLIRDKCLVIVSESDRKRIFIEDNITLEHSIKTTHGKVTLHHNSLGGSKCKFALDQTTRLLAIVHGQKDDLKLSIYIFDELFTNLRSRGSPIPLRNWYNQPVDINKVCFVSGAEEVCLIEESGRVRIFSLVTQQFRNASLQIDHPIVDAFSAPDGSCLLVAVAQEGSSTAHQLLAFHWASFGTNKKGKISATLLPCDGYRAVTRFEGRGRIHVVSFNRDTRTINSIVLQITQKATEFSFRSDREQSRRTSTETINNSLIDCHLEVWTRFPVVPAVARNALDAINRQPRQLNFISHTNLDEVEEYFARMISTFETTTQKPMGGGLTAIEVRGTHLGETSGYTEGKISEFKLGSFVVELLCLIPLHLAVTRENRFIPLKDGVWDPDYERSLLGADVPAIVDALSLGWYESLFQSYMAKKPVRVVSSMGEQSVGKSYCLNHFADTSFAGSAMRTTEGVWLSCTPTEKYLLVSLDFEGVHSIERSAQEDALLVLFNTAISNLVLFRNNFAMSRDIAGLFTSFQSSATVLDPNVNRGLFNSTLAIIIKDVTNADSKDIVKEFSLRFQAIVEREKDQNFITRLHRGRVQIIPWPVINSPGFYTLFNRLHQKLDQQPFTHGTGGAFLHNLKTLMAKIKTSDWGSLDQNLAAHRAQQLMERLPHALCYGREDEGPLKNMDTDEEFAIPEHMPPLFVPEFSGIPDASYVEALQNRLYELLDQRLSLVQQWMSANIERFPSTNQDIRNLAGKLNTASLAMRATVQLCSSSCSECQLLCLAHTGTRAITVVEQIIGASHHVKLLRSTRNTNHVVYRQVMEDGTCVM
- a CDS encoding Retrotransposable element Tf2 protein → MHNYPMDPLKTLIDSGTMSNFISPSIVEKFKIPKSQLENPQVVQLAVLVNGHPHTIPFLVCPIGSTPAILGMTWLTAEAPLINWQQGLITFPEQVQIASKEEADLDPLADLPTQYHEFAKVFGEEEFKFLPPHREYNIAIDLIPDAKLSPGPIYSMMDAESKELATGKICPSTSSAGALVMFVKNADGSLRLVMDYQKLNDVTHKNVYPLPRQDNLMAKLRYTKIFTKLDLCRGYNNIQIKEGNKWKMAFHTKYGLFEYLVMPFGLTNAPAASQHFMNNLFQDLIDVTVVIYLDDILIFLEKPEEHPSHVREVLSRLMKNQLFCKLLKCHFHVTTVDYLGIVISPAGFSMDQKKIEAITSWPQPKTVKQIQAFLGFVNYLRQFIPNFSLVAHPCHNLTRKETPWSWGNQEEEAFQELKSLVTKSLVLIHSNPNLPYYLETDASGVAMGAILSAKANYDTHDKELLAIIKALEEWQIFLEATDRQIQVFMDHRNLEYYKIQSLLKEDPSLESIVQFLTEDANNVPPSIRRAYWDYNWEEGLLWYQGKMVVPNNEALKEQLLKEFHNSPLAGHLGQQRMLELLSCNYWWPGMKSSAKEWVECCPTCQSNRQPHAPVIALKPLEVPPFPFHTILYNFITGFPKSQGHNAILVVIDSFSKFGHFIPTSKKVSAKGLADACLETPWTTSQNRIRPSLSSAYHLESDGQTERVNQFIEFYLRSYVAADHLDWATWLPLAEYTYNNAKHASTGKTPFELVYGRNPVMNPSNVPANVPEANHVADTLAQEWKEAESALRMLKECMAGTKGSIPSYNMGEKVWLDAKNVQLCSNSNKLDPKQIGPFKIIEKISSHAYHLKLPESLKIHNVFYVGLLSKLHKSPSQPLPDCPPPKTIEGEEEYKVEQIIDSKRQHRKWFYLIKWKGYGPEDNSWEPEELLEHSQEEIRCFNKSQLKKACDSAKSL
- a CDS encoding Retrotransposon-derived protein PEG10, with the protein product MAEYITEFCNLIAELNWNKEAYIAQFTRGLHWEVKELLSTKDNIPEELKAIFAAAIKIDNTCCKNKENHPKKAAKALVTTTTSTTTTTHWVHLSEDPNYITLEERDHCHAAGLCVKCSQKGHGIKQCPNSWKATIKEGAKVGEVTESEKE